From the genome of Palaemon carinicauda isolate YSFRI2023 chromosome 6, ASM3689809v2, whole genome shotgun sequence, one region includes:
- the rho-7 gene encoding presenilin-associated rhomboid-like protein, mitochondrial, translating to MTVLSRLAITTFRHSNGSLFRGLGRGGPPFGHVFRGLRQPRKANRTGGMNLAPELGLEAPNEHNMGPGLLKSMLFAVGFCGTTFVGVSIWQYESLRAKAEKNSWSRWANQQLNSLEGWQYKEGDFRKELNRLWNSLNEGQKVFWPLCFLNAFVYGCWNNPSLRSTMFRYFCSNPAARAVCWPMFLSTFSHFAFFHFAINMYVLHSFSSGVTSSLGKEQFLGMYLCGGVMSSLASHAFKVASRCPGPSLGASGAIMALLGYFCTTHPNAQLGIVFLPGFTFSADTAIKGVMCLDAVGMALGWRMFDHAAHLGGAVFGVLYAYFGPRYIWPNSEPLMRQWHEFRTELSEKIREKSTKD from the coding sequence ATGACTGTGTTATCAAGACTGGCTATTACAACATTCAGGCACTCCAATGGTAGTTTATTTAGAGGACTGGGAAGAGGAGGTCCACCATTTGGTCACGTGTTCCGAGGTTTACGTCAGCCTCGTAAAGCTAACAGAACAGGAGGGATGAATTTGGCTCCAGAATTAGGCTTAGAAGCACCAAATGAGCATAATATGGGGCCAGGATTATTGAAAAGTATGTTATTTGCTGTAGGATTTTGTGGTACAACATTTGTTGGGGTTAGTATATGGCAATATGAATCTTTAAGAGCAAAAGCAGAGAAAAACTCTTGGTCTAGGTGGGCTAACCAACAGTTAAATTCACTGGAAGGCTGGCAATACAAAGAAGGTGACTTTCGTAAAGAACTCAACAGGTTGTGGAACAGTCTTAATGAAGGGCAGAAAGTGTTTTGGCCTCTATGTTTTTTGAATGCTTTCGTGTATGGGTGCTGGAACAATCCATCCTTACGATCAACAATGTTTAGGTACTTTTGCTCTAACCCTGCAGCTCGTGCTGTATGTTGGCCCATGTTTTTATCAACATTCAGTCATTTTGCATTTTTCCACTTTGCTATAAACATGTATGTGCTCCATAGCTTTAGTAGTGGTGTAACTTCTTCACTGGGCAAAGAACAGTTTCTAGGTATGTATCTTTGTGGTGGGGTTATGTCTTCACTTGCTAGTCATGCCTTTAAAGTAGCCTCCCGATGTCCAGGGCCATCACTAGGTGCTTCTGGTGCTATTATGGCTCTTCTAGGTTACTTCTGTACCACCCATCCAAATGCACAGCTTGGTATAGTATTTTTGCCTGGCTTTACATTTTCAGCAGACACTGCAATAAAAGGTGTCATGTGCTTGGATGCCGTAGGCATGGCTCTTGGCTGGCGTATGTTTGATCATGCAGCTCACCTGGGTGGGGCAGTATTTGGTGTGTTATATGCTTATTTTGGTCCAAGATACATATGGCCAAACAGTGAACCACTGATGAGGCAGTGGCATGAATTTAGAACTGAATTAtctgaaaaaataagagaaaaatcaacTAAGGATTAG